TCCCTGGGGACTACCTCAAATGGTTCAGAAGTTTTATTCAATAAAAAACCAAAAAGTGATATTTACTGCTACTATTGTAACCACCGTTTTCGCTCTGGTTTGTAGCTTTAGTGCTTATTTTTCCGGAGCGTTAACTCATCTCTTCTTCAAAGAGCTCCCAACGTTGAATGGAGTAACCAATCCCGATCTCCTTATGCCCAATTTGTTAATCCAATACATGCCCACTGCTTTTTCTATTATCTTTCTTCTGTTGGTCTTTTCTGCATCAATGTCAACCCTATCATCATTAGTTCTGGTGTCGTCTTCAGCAATCACCATTGACCTTTTACCCAAAAAATATGGAAAAGACAATGTGACGGTGATGAGGATTTTATGCATCTTATTTATATTTTTATCCTTGATCATTGCCATATCTGAAGTAACCTTTATAGTAAATTTAATGTCGATTTCTTGGGGAGCAACTGCGGGTAGTTTCGCTGCGCCTTATGTTTATGGTCTTTTCTGGAAAAAAGCCAATCGCCAGGGTGCTTTAGCCAGCATGATCACTGGTTTAGCATTTTCTTTAATCCTATCCTGGGCATTTGGATTTAAATCAAGCATTGTCCCATTTATTGGATCACTGGCTATTTTAATTCCTTTTGGAGTTCTTCCCATAGTATCAATATTAACTGGAGGAAATAAAAATGAAAGCCTGCCTATTTGAAGCCAAAGAAAAATATGTGATTTGCGATATTGAAAAACCTGTCCCTCAAAAAGACGAAGTCCTTATTCGAGTGAAAGCTGTTGGAATTTGTGGCACAGATATACATATTCTTAAAGGTGAATATTTCTCTGACTTTCCTTTAATAGCTGGACATGAGTTTTCGGGAGAAGTGGTTGAGGTCGGAGAAGAAGTCACTCAGTTCCAACCAGGTGATCGGGTTACTGCTGATCCTAATATATTTTGTGATAAATGTTATTTTTGTAAAATCAATAAAAATAACCATTGTTTAGACAGCCATGTGGTAGGAGTGACTCAAAATGGAGCCTTTGCTGAATATGTAGCCGTTTCCGAAAAGGGGATCTTTTCAATTCCTGATCACTTGAGTTATTCTGAAGCGGCGCTTGCCGAACCGCTGGCCTGTGTCGTTTATGGAATTCGAAGAAGTGGGATTAAACCTGGAGAAAAAGTTTTAATCTTTGGAGCTGGAGCAATTGGTTTACTTTTAATGTCACTACTTAAAATGAATGGTGCTTCCCAGGTAGTCATGGTTGACATTAGCCAAAAGAAACTTGATTTTGCTAAAAAGATGGGTGCATCTGAAGTGATTCTCAACAATGAAGATGGGGAAAAAAAGTTAAAAGCGATTGCTCCCTTTGGGTTTGAGTTGGTTGCCGATGCTACTGGATCACCCCGAGTTATGGAAAGAGAGCTACAATTTGTTGAGCCTGATGGAACCTTTTTAGTGTTTGGAGTCGCCCCTATTGGTGCTATGATGAAAGTCGAACCTTATGATATCTTTCGTCGAGATATTCGTGTCATCGGCTCCTACGCTGTGAAAAAAACTATGCAATATTCTATTAATCTCCTTGCCTCGGGAAAAATACAGGTTAAAAATCTTATTTCTTCAACTTATCCTTTAGAAGATTTTGAAAAAGGAATACAGGATTTTTATTACGACCCCGATCATATGAAAATTCAAATCATTCCATAATTTATTATCATGACGGAGAGGGTGGAAGAGATTGCCACGTCGTCCAACCAAAAATCGGTTGGTCTCCTCGCAATGACGGAGCAGGAAAAAATTCAAATCCCCCTAACCCCCTTTGCTAAAGGGGAAGATTGATTGGCATATATATATTTTCATTGTCATCAAATGATGTAAAATGGCATTAAAATCAATCCTGAAAATCTACGGGCATGACAAATCAAGCCCCTACAAAAGAATTTAAAATGTTGGGGCGCAATTTATTGCGCTCGATT
This genomic interval from Candidatus Atribacteria bacterium ADurb.Bin276 contains the following:
- a CDS encoding D-arabitol-phosphate dehydrogenase yields the protein MKACLFEAKEKYVICDIEKPVPQKDEVLIRVKAVGICGTDIHILKGEYFSDFPLIAGHEFSGEVVEVGEEVTQFQPGDRVTADPNIFCDKCYFCKINKNNHCLDSHVVGVTQNGAFAEYVAVSEKGIFSIPDHLSYSEAALAEPLACVVYGIRRSGIKPGEKVLIFGAGAIGLLLMSLLKMNGASQVVMVDISQKKLDFAKKMGASEVILNNEDGEKKLKAIAPFGFELVADATGSPRVMERELQFVEPDGTFLVFGVAPIGAMMKVEPYDIFRRDIRVIGSYAVKKTMQYSINLLASGKIQVKNLISSTYPLEDFEKGIQDFYYDPDHMKIQIIP